One segment of Panthera leo isolate Ple1 chromosome A3, P.leo_Ple1_pat1.1, whole genome shotgun sequence DNA contains the following:
- the SMIM26 gene encoding small integral membrane protein 26, with protein MRPDQATSWYRRMSAVYALGAWTLLGSLIFLGRKKSKVPGNEVEQKDVARNEMLEPPKGFYVETIVTYKEDFVPVTDRILNFWKSWTGGPGPES; from the exons ATGCGTCCGGACCAGGCCACGTCCTGGTACCGGCGGATGTCCGCGGTCTACGCGCTGGGCGCCTGGACCCTGCTAGGCTCCTTGATTTTTTTAGGCCGGAAAAAGAGCAAAGTACCAG GCAATGAAGTAGAGCAAAAGGATGTCGCAAGAAATGAAATGCTCGAGCCGCCGAAAGGGTTTTACGTGGAAACAATTGTCACATATAAAGAAGATTTTGTTCCAGTCACTGACAGGATCCTCAACTTTTGGAAATCATGGACTGGTGGCCCTGGACCAGAATCCTGA